The following proteins are encoded in a genomic region of Rissa tridactyla isolate bRisTri1 chromosome 5, bRisTri1.patW.cur.20221130, whole genome shotgun sequence:
- the ABRAXAS1 gene encoding BRCA1-A complex subunit Abraxas 1 isoform X2, translated as MEGESTSALLSGFVFGALAFQHLSTDSDTEGFLLGDVKGEAKNSITDSQMDDVEVVYTIDIQKHIPCYQLFSFYNSAGELNELALKKILSGCKKNVIGWYKFRRNTDQTMTFRERLLHKNLQSHLSNQGLVFLLLTSSVMTESCSTYRLEHALHRPQEGLFQKVPLVVTNLGMAEQQGYRTVSGSCISSGFVRAVRQHRSEFFYEDGSLQEVHKINKMYATLQEELKKICSTVEASERSVEKLLAEVSQLKEEVKRKKQRSCLGQQISKNCCNIDHNINVMDKLTLMVEERDFTEAETRHLTKRKVRGTTTGSKSFKKSRSLQLHQKLLRDQEDSDQERKIMLSSTETDEDMLEKITDTNEYPQSPTF; from the exons ATGGAGGGCGAGAGCACGTCGGCCCTGCTCTCGGGCTTCGTCTTCGGCGCCCTCGCCTTCCAGCACCTCAGCACCGACTCGGACACG GAAGGTTTTCTCCTTGGAGATGTGAAAGGTGAAGCCAAGAACAGCATTACTGACTCACAAATGGATGATGTTGAAGTTGTTTATACAATCG ATATACAAAAGCATATTCCATGCTACCAGTTGTTCAG CTTCTATAATTCTGCAGGAGAACTGAATGAACTTGCCCTGAAGAAAATACTATCGGGCTGTAAGAAG AATGTAATAGGATGGTACAAATTCAGACGTAACACGGACCAGACTATGACATTCCGGGAAAGACTTCTTCATAAGAATTTACAGTCACATCTATCAAATCAGGGCCTTGTATTCCTTTTATTAACCTCTAGCGTGATGACAGAAAGCTGTTCTACTTACAGACTGGAACATGCCTTACATCGTCCACAAGAAGG TCTTTTCCAGAAAGTTCCTTTGGTGGTTACCAACTTGGGTATGGCAGAACAGCAAGGCTACAGAACAGTGTCTGGTTCCTGTATATCTTCTGGCTTTGTGAGAGCAGTAAGACAACACAG GTCAGAATTCTTTTACGAAGATGGATCCTTACAAGAGGTTCATAAGATAAATAAGATGTATGCCACCTTGCAGGAGGAACTGAAG AAAATATGCTCTACAGTCGAAGCCAGTGAACGATCCGTAGAGAAACTTTTAGCAGAAGTGAGCCAATTAAAAGAAGaagtaaagaggaaaaagcagcGAAGTTGTTTAG GCCAACAGATATCCAAGAACTGCTGTAACATTGACCATAATATTAACGTCATGGACAAACTGACTCTCATGGTAGAGGAAAGAGACTTCACTGAAGCTGAAACAAGACACCTAACCAAGCGTAAAGTCAGAGGGACCACAACAGGATCAAAGTCATTCAAGAAATCCAGATCGCTGCAACTTCACCAAAAATTACTTCGAGACCAAGAGGACAGTGACCAGGAAAGGAAGATTATGCTGAGTAGCACTGAAACAGATGAGGACATGTTGGAAAAAATTACAGACACCAATGAATACCCACAATCTCCTACTTTCTGA
- the ABRAXAS1 gene encoding BRCA1-A complex subunit Abraxas 1 isoform X1: MEGESTSALLSGFVFGALAFQHLSTDSDTEGFLLGDVKGEAKNSITDSQMDDVEVVYTIDIQKHIPCYQLFSFYNSAGELNELALKKILSGCKKNVIGWYKFRRNTDQTMTFRERLLHKNLQSHLSNQGLVFLLLTSSVMTESCSTYRLEHALHRPQEGLFQKVPLVVTNLGMAEQQGYRTVSGSCISSGFVRAVRQHRSEFFYEDGSLQEVHKINKMYATLQEELKKICSTVEASERSVEKLLAEVSQLKEEVKRKKQRSCLGENRNYPEEPKENVLLCQALQTFFPNSGLQACIVSFKGQQISKNCCNIDHNINVMDKLTLMVEERDFTEAETRHLTKRKVRGTTTGSKSFKKSRSLQLHQKLLRDQEDSDQERKIMLSSTETDEDMLEKITDTNEYPQSPTF; the protein is encoded by the exons ATGGAGGGCGAGAGCACGTCGGCCCTGCTCTCGGGCTTCGTCTTCGGCGCCCTCGCCTTCCAGCACCTCAGCACCGACTCGGACACG GAAGGTTTTCTCCTTGGAGATGTGAAAGGTGAAGCCAAGAACAGCATTACTGACTCACAAATGGATGATGTTGAAGTTGTTTATACAATCG ATATACAAAAGCATATTCCATGCTACCAGTTGTTCAG CTTCTATAATTCTGCAGGAGAACTGAATGAACTTGCCCTGAAGAAAATACTATCGGGCTGTAAGAAG AATGTAATAGGATGGTACAAATTCAGACGTAACACGGACCAGACTATGACATTCCGGGAAAGACTTCTTCATAAGAATTTACAGTCACATCTATCAAATCAGGGCCTTGTATTCCTTTTATTAACCTCTAGCGTGATGACAGAAAGCTGTTCTACTTACAGACTGGAACATGCCTTACATCGTCCACAAGAAGG TCTTTTCCAGAAAGTTCCTTTGGTGGTTACCAACTTGGGTATGGCAGAACAGCAAGGCTACAGAACAGTGTCTGGTTCCTGTATATCTTCTGGCTTTGTGAGAGCAGTAAGACAACACAG GTCAGAATTCTTTTACGAAGATGGATCCTTACAAGAGGTTCATAAGATAAATAAGATGTATGCCACCTTGCAGGAGGAACTGAAG AAAATATGCTCTACAGTCGAAGCCAGTGAACGATCCGTAGAGAAACTTTTAGCAGAAGTGAGCCAATTAAAAGAAGaagtaaagaggaaaaagcagcGAAGTTGTTTAG gagaaaacagaaactaCCCAGAAGAACCAAAGGAGAACGTTCTCCTTTGTCAGGCACTGCAAACATTTTTCCCCAATTCTGGACTTCAGGCATGCATTGTTTCCTTTAAAGGCCAACAGATATCCAAGAACTGCTGTAACATTGACCATAATATTAACGTCATGGACAAACTGACTCTCATGGTAGAGGAAAGAGACTTCACTGAAGCTGAAACAAGACACCTAACCAAGCGTAAAGTCAGAGGGACCACAACAGGATCAAAGTCATTCAAGAAATCCAGATCGCTGCAACTTCACCAAAAATTACTTCGAGACCAAGAGGACAGTGACCAGGAAAGGAAGATTATGCTGAGTAGCACTGAAACAGATGAGGACATGTTGGAAAAAATTACAGACACCAATGAATACCCACAATCTCCTACTTTCTGA